The following are from one region of the Siniperca chuatsi isolate FFG_IHB_CAS linkage group LG13, ASM2008510v1, whole genome shotgun sequence genome:
- the LOC122886278 gene encoding BTB/POZ domain-containing protein 2-like, with translation MTVRLLEIHKAMKCVVYAYARFKMAAGDNSGRPPCLNFSGPGPLGNSQPSNSVFSMPASNGGAVGAAGGAQGAARRPNPQLGPGGGDSNGVSTGAPPTAQNSLQQSAAAGAAAAGAMANPASNMASTAASNASSAAAPTATPAAASVLVYREPVYNWQATKSTVKERFAFLFNNEVLSDVHFLVGKGMGVQRIPAHRFVLAVGSAVFDAMFNGGMATTSTEIELPDVEPAAFLALLKFLYSDEVQIGPETVMTTLYTAKKYAVPALEAHCVEFLKKNLRADNAFMLLTQARLFDEPQLASLCLENIDKNTGDALAAEGFTDIDLDTLVAVLERDTLGVREVRLFGAAVRWAEAEAHRQQLQPTPENKRKVLGKALTLIRFPLMTIEEFAAGPAQSSILTDREVVSLFLHFTVNPKPRVDFIDRPRCCLRGKECSITRFGQVESRWGYSGTSDRIRFSVNRRIFVVGFGLYGSIHGPTDYQVNIQIIHTDSNTVLGQNDTGFSCDGSANTFRVMFKEPVEILPNVNYTACATLKGPDSHYGTKGMRKVTHESSSTGTKTCFTFCYAAGNNNGTSVEDGQIPEVIFYT, from the exons ATGACTGTGAGACTACTAGAAATACACAAAGCGATGAAGTGTGTTGTTTACGCCTACGCTAGATTCAAGATGGCTGCTGGAGACAACAGCGGCAGGCCTCCTTGCCTTAATTTCTCCGGTCCGGGTCCTTTGGGAAACAGCCAACCCAGCAACAGCGTTTTCTCCATGCCAGCATCCAACGGCGGAGCGGTTGGTGCGGCCGGGGGAGCACAGGGAGCAGCGAGGCGTCCCAACCCGCAGCTGGGGCCTGGCGGGGGAGACAGCAACGGTGTTTCGACCGGAGCTCCGCCGACTGCGCAGAACTCCCTGCAGCAGTCCGCTGCGGCAGGTGCTGCGGCAGCCGGAGCCATGGCCAACCCGGCGTCCAACATGGCATCCACCGCAGCGTCAAACGCGTCCTCAGCGGCAGCACCGACCGCCACTCCGGCAGCTGCGTCTGTGCTAGTGTACCGAGAGCCAGTGTACAACTGGCAGGCGACGAAGAGCACCGTCAAGGAAAGATTTGCTTTCCTCTTCAACAACGAAGTGCTCAGTGACGTTCATTTTTTAGTGGGCAAAGGAATGGGGGTTCAGAGGATACCTGCGCACAG GTTTGTTCTGGCTGTGGGGAGCGCAGTGTTTGATGCCATGTTCAACGGTGGGATGGCGACGACCTCAACGGAAATCGAGCTTCCTGATGTGGAACCAGCCGCCTTTCTGGCCCTGCTaaa GTTTCTCTACTCTGATGAAGTCCAGATCGGGCCTGAGACGGTGATGACCACATTATATACAGCTAAAAAGTATGCAGTGCCAGCCCTGGAGGCTCACTGTGTGGAGTTCCTCAAGAAGAACCTGAGAGCAGACAATGCTTTCATGCTGCTCACACAG GCACGGTTGTTTGATGAGCCTCAGCTTGCCAGCCTCTGTCTAGAAAACATTGATAAGAACACTGGAGATGCTCTTGCCGCTGAAGGCTTTACAGACATAGATTTGG ATACATTAGTGGCTGTGTTGGAGAGGGATACTCTTGGGGTGAGGGAGGTGCGTTTGTTTGGTGCTGCGGTGCGTTGGGCAGAGGCAGAGGCTCAcaggcagcagctgcagcccaCACCCGAGAACAAGCGCAAAGTCCTGGGCAAAGCTCTCACACTCATCCGCTTCCCTCTCATGACCATTGAGGAGTTTGCTGCAG GTCCAGCCCAGTCTAGTATTCTGACAGACCGAGAGGTGGTGAGTCTCTTCCTCCACTTCACAGTGAACCCAAAGCCTCGTGTAGATTTCATTGACCGTCCTCGCTGCTGCCTCCGCGGGAAGGAGTGCAGCATTACGCGTTTTGGACAGGTGGAGAGCCGCTGGGGTTACAGCGGGACAAGCGACCGCATACG gTTCTCAGTAAACAGAAGGATATTTGTGGTTGGGTTCGGTCTCTACGGCTCTATACACGGACCCACAGATTACCAAGTTAATATACAG atcattcacacagacagtAACACGGTGCTGGGCCAGAATGATACAGGCTTCAGCTGTGATGGGTCCGCCAACACCTTCAGAGTCATGTTCAAAGAACCAGTGGAGATATTACCCAACGTCAACTACACCGCCTGTGCTACACTGAAG GGTCCAGACTCTCATTATGGGACTAAGGGAATGCGAAAGGTAACACACGAGTCATCATCCACTGGCACAAAGACGTGTTTCACCTTCTGCTACGCTGCGGGCAACAACAACGGCACTTCTGTAGAGGACGGACAGATTCCTGAGGTCATCTTCTACACATAG